AACCGCGTACATATTTAACTCCGTTGTGCGCCCTCAAATCGACGCAACTTAATATTCTTCAATAGGGCGCGAAGTTTACGCTAATGTGAAACTTCACGCAACCCTATTTTTGTAGATTTTGCATAAAAATTAGCTACGACGAGGGCGAATTACTATTTTGTGACAGTCTATCGAAAAATCCCTGTAAACCAAAGCTATTTTTCGACGATTTATCGGCTTTCAAACAACCCAAATCAAGCTTTTTAAAACAGTGACCAAACACCTACATTTCTGTCTAATTAGTAGGCAAACTATTAATTTAATAGTTTTTTTGATCTCATTCACGACTAATTATCGAGCTTACGTAATTTTTGTAGTACAATTCGCGCGTTTTATCATTACCAAACTCGGCTCGGAGCAAGATGGATATCAAAGCTATCCAGACGTTAATTGCAGATGACATGCAAGACGTCAATCAACTTATTCATGCACAAATGCAATCAGATGTGGCTTTAGTAAATCAACTAGGCTTATACATCGTGAATAGTGGCGGAAAGCGCATAAGACCAATGCTTACCTTACTTGCAGCCCGCGCGCTTGGTTGTAACGACAACAAGCATATAACGCTTGCAACAATTGTTGAATTTATTCATACCGCCACACTACTCCATGATGATGTGGTTGATGAGTCCGCGTTAAGAAGAGGTGAACCGACTGCAAACGCGGAGTTTGGAAACGCCGCAAGTGTTTTAGTCGGAGATTTTATTTACACGCGCTCATTTCAGCTTATGGTCGGCTTACAAAATATGCAAGTAATGCAAATCCTAGCCGATGCAACCAACATCATCGCAGAAGGTGAAGTGCTGCAATTAATGAACTGTAATGACCCTGATACAACTGAACAGAGTTATATGCAGGTTATCTATAGTAAAACAGCTAAACTGTTTGAGGCGGCCACCCAGCTACCAGCAGTAGTGCTTGAACAAAGCATAGAAGTGCAAGAAGCTCTAAAACTATATGGCATGCACTTAGGCACAGCTTTCCAGCTTGTTGATGATGTTTTGGATTACAGTGCTAACGCCGAGCAGATGGGTAAAAACTTGGGCGATGATTTAGCTGAAGGCAAGCCTACATTACCGCTTATTTATGCAATGCAAAAAGGCACTGAACAACAAGTGGCGCAAATTCGGGAAGCCATTGAAACAGGTAATGGTATGCAGTTCTTAGATGACATCTTAGCAACTTTATCTGATACAAAAGCGCTTGATTTCGCTATGGAAAAAGCACGTGGTGAAGCACAAAAAGCCATTGATTATTTGAGTATTTTGCCCGATTCTGATTATAAGCAAGCACTTATAGCTTTAGCTAACTTATCTGTTTCTAGAGACCATTAATAAAAGTCTTTTAAATGAAAAAAGCCAGCAAATGCTGGCTTTTTTCATTTAAATTCAACACTCTACTGTTGACGCTTCAATAAAACGGTCGCTACCAATACAAACAAAACGGCCGGCATCGCGGCTCCTATAAATGCTGGGACATTATAAACCATAACAATTGGGCCAAATATTTCATTGCTTAAATGAAATGCTAAGCCAGTCACAACTCCCATGATAATGCGTGCA
The Pseudoalteromonas phenolica genome window above contains:
- the ispB gene encoding octaprenyl diphosphate synthase, with amino-acid sequence MDIKAIQTLIADDMQDVNQLIHAQMQSDVALVNQLGLYIVNSGGKRIRPMLTLLAARALGCNDNKHITLATIVEFIHTATLLHDDVVDESALRRGEPTANAEFGNAASVLVGDFIYTRSFQLMVGLQNMQVMQILADATNIIAEGEVLQLMNCNDPDTTEQSYMQVIYSKTAKLFEAATQLPAVVLEQSIEVQEALKLYGMHLGTAFQLVDDVLDYSANAEQMGKNLGDDLAEGKPTLPLIYAMQKGTEQQVAQIREAIETGNGMQFLDDILATLSDTKALDFAMEKARGEAQKAIDYLSILPDSDYKQALIALANLSVSRDH